In Halarcobacter bivalviorum, a genomic segment contains:
- a CDS encoding META domain-containing protein gives MLNKIIFLGLFVVAIFFTACSNTTVEKVEIKPNVSLLNTYWKVNSLYGKEVEVFVKEAHLKFKDNNQVNGALGCNNFFGKFEQKDSSLSFINVASTKMMCPNMKTEDAFSKVLFETRTYKISGETMTFFNENKEEIAKFKAVYF, from the coding sequence ATGTTAAATAAAATCATTTTTTTGGGACTTTTTGTTGTGGCTATATTTTTTACAGCTTGTAGTAATACAACTGTTGAGAAAGTAGAAATAAAGCCTAATGTTTCTTTACTAAATACATATTGGAAAGTAAATAGTTTGTATGGTAAAGAAGTAGAAGTTTTTGTTAAAGAAGCACACTTAAAATTTAAAGATAATAATCAAGTAAATGGAGCTTTAGGCTGTAATAACTTTTTTGGAAAGTTTGAGCAAAAAGACTCTTCATTAAGTTTTATAAACGTAGCAAGTACAAAGATGATGTGTCCAAATATGAAAACAGAAGATGCTTTTTCTAAAGTACTATTTGAAACAAGAACTTATAAAATTAGTGGTGAAACTATGACTTTTTTTAATGAAAATAAAGAAGAAATAGCAAAATTTAAAGCGGTGTACTTTTAA
- the rimO gene encoding 30S ribosomal protein S12 methylthiotransferase RimO produces MKFTETKPTKTLHLVSLGCTKNLVDSEIMLGKLKEYEITNDPTIADVIIVNTCGFIDSAKEESINTILNLHDERKEESVLVMAGCLTQRYQEELQKELPEIDIFTGVGDYDKIDKLVNEKRSAFTDEVFLLNETNDRVITGSSYHAYIKLSEGCNQTCSFCAIPSFKGKLHSRTLESLIKEVKNLVSNGYKDFSFVSQDSSSYLRDLGERDGLEKLVEEVEKIEGIQSARILYLYPSTTSLSLIEKIKNSTVFENYFDMPLQHISSNILKIMKRGKGVEKLKELMNSMKAVPNSFVRTTFIVGHPGESQEDFEELCKFVRDYKFDRANVFSYSDEDGTAAYEMLDKVPQEIIDERANFLGEIIKETTIQSLEQEIGNEVEVYVDGESEEHEYLLSARKVSWAPDIDGEIYINDNELLNEAGEAKQIEFGGKYTVRITELVGDKLLATVIK; encoded by the coding sequence ATGAAATTTACTGAAACAAAACCTACAAAAACTTTACATTTAGTAAGTCTTGGATGTACAAAAAACTTGGTAGACTCTGAGATTATGCTAGGAAAATTAAAAGAGTATGAAATTACAAATGACCCAACAATTGCTGATGTAATTATTGTAAATACTTGTGGATTTATTGATAGTGCAAAAGAAGAGAGTATAAATACAATTTTAAATCTTCATGATGAAAGAAAAGAGGAATCAGTTCTTGTAATGGCTGGTTGTTTAACTCAAAGATATCAAGAAGAACTTCAAAAAGAGTTACCAGAAATTGATATTTTTACAGGAGTTGGAGATTATGACAAAATAGATAAACTTGTAAATGAAAAAAGATCTGCTTTTACTGATGAAGTATTTTTATTAAATGAGACAAATGACAGAGTAATTACTGGTTCTTCTTATCATGCTTATATCAAATTAAGTGAAGGATGTAATCAAACCTGTTCATTCTGTGCAATTCCAAGCTTTAAAGGTAAACTTCATTCTAGAACTTTAGAATCTTTAATAAAAGAGGTAAAAAATCTTGTATCAAATGGTTATAAAGATTTCTCTTTTGTTTCTCAAGACTCTTCTTCATATTTAAGAGATTTAGGAGAAAGAGATGGTTTAGAAAAACTTGTTGAAGAAGTTGAAAAAATTGAAGGAATTCAAAGTGCAAGAATTCTTTATCTTTATCCAAGTACAACTTCTCTTTCTCTAATTGAGAAGATCAAAAACTCAACAGTATTTGAAAACTATTTTGATATGCCTTTACAACATATCTCTTCAAATATTTTAAAAATCATGAAAAGAGGAAAAGGTGTAGAGAAGTTAAAAGAGCTTATGAACAGTATGAAAGCTGTGCCAAACTCTTTTGTAAGAACAACTTTTATTGTAGGACATCCAGGAGAATCTCAAGAGGATTTTGAAGAGTTATGTAAATTTGTAAGAGATTATAAATTTGATCGTGCAAATGTTTTTTCATATTCTGATGAAGATGGAACTGCTGCTTATGAGATGTTAGATAAAGTTCCTCAAGAGATTATTGATGAAAGAGCTAACTTCTTAGGAGAGATAATTAAAGAGACTACAATTCAATCTTTAGAACAAGAGATTGGAAATGAAGTTGAAGTTTATGTTGATGGGGAAAGTGAAGAACATGAATATCTATTAAGTGCAAGAAAAGTATCTTGGGCACCTGATATTGATGGAGAAATTTATATCAATGATAATGAACTACTAAATGAAGCTGGAGAAGCAAAACAGATTGAATTTGGTGGGAAATATACTGTAAGAATCACTGAACTTGTGGGAGATAAACTTTTAGCAACAGTTATTAAATAA
- the tilS gene encoding tRNA lysidine(34) synthetase TilS, with protein sequence MQLSLNLINTQRNLLAFSAGVDSSALFFILLENNIPFDLAIVDYNYRKQSKEEVAYAKELALKYDKKIYIKESSFEKLSNFEKKARDIRYKFFDEIINDHSYEALITAHQLNDKLEWFLMQFTKGAGLNELLSFEEVSKRKNYKIFKPLVNISRETLLNYLNKNKIKYFIDESNNNEIFKRNYFRRNFSNRLLKEFETGIKNSLIYLNEDLKSLEKKEVLLYNKEELEIFENSKDDNLNIRIIDKSLKKRGLLLSKKQREEIIKEKELVVSHKIAISIEKEFIYICPYLTNLTLTKEFKELCRINKIPKKCRAYIYRFELLDSILKKIK encoded by the coding sequence ATGCAACTTTCATTAAATCTAATCAACACTCAAAGAAATCTACTAGCTTTTTCTGCTGGTGTTGATTCTTCTGCTTTATTTTTTATTTTACTTGAAAACAATATTCCTTTTGACCTTGCTATTGTTGATTATAATTATAGAAAACAATCAAAAGAGGAAGTTGCATATGCAAAAGAATTAGCTTTAAAATATGATAAAAAGATTTATATAAAAGAGAGTTCTTTTGAAAAACTATCAAACTTTGAAAAAAAAGCACGAGATATAAGATATAAATTTTTTGATGAAATAATTAATGACCACTCTTATGAAGCATTAATTACAGCTCATCAATTAAATGATAAATTAGAGTGGTTTTTAATGCAATTTACTAAGGGTGCTGGTTTAAATGAACTACTATCATTTGAAGAAGTATCAAAAAGAAAAAACTATAAAATTTTTAAACCTTTAGTTAATATCTCAAGAGAGACTTTACTTAACTATTTAAATAAAAACAAAATCAAATATTTTATTGATGAATCAAATAATAATGAAATTTTTAAGAGAAACTATTTTAGAAGAAACTTTTCAAATAGACTACTTAAAGAGTTTGAAACTGGTATTAAAAATAGTCTTATTTATTTAAATGAAGATTTAAAATCCTTAGAAAAGAAAGAAGTTTTACTTTACAATAAAGAAGAACTAGAAATATTTGAAAATAGTAAAGATGATAATCTAAATATTAGAATAATTGATAAAAGTTTAAAAAAAAGAGGTCTTTTATTAAGTAAAAAACAAAGAGAAGAAATCATAAAAGAAAAAGAGCTTGTAGTTTCGCATAAAATAGCTATAAGTATAGAAAAAGAGTTTATATATATTTGCCCTTATCTTACAAATTTAACCCTAACAAAAGAGTTTAAAGAGCTTTGTAGAATAAATAAGATTCCTAAAAAATGCAGAGCTTATATTTATAGGTTTGAGTTGCTTGATTCTATTTTAAAAAAGATTAAGTAA
- the fliS gene encoding flagellar export chaperone FliS, whose product MGIEAYQQQGAVSNDPYMLVLKLYEGTLKYLSFVKHAMETGDIELKFTNINKAVAIFDELRNVLDFDNGGDVSYYLDGLYLYQIETLFTAGIDDNITAVEQVMKVVQGLIDAWKEETGL is encoded by the coding sequence ATGGGAATTGAAGCATATCAACAACAAGGTGCAGTATCTAACGATCCATATATGCTTGTATTAAAGTTATATGAAGGAACTTTGAAGTATTTATCTTTTGTGAAACATGCAATGGAAACTGGAGATATAGAACTAAAATTCACTAATATTAATAAGGCTGTTGCAATTTTTGATGAATTAAGAAATGTCCTTGATTTTGATAATGGAGGAGATGTATCTTATTATCTAGATGGATTATACTTATATCAGATTGAGACACTTTTCACAGCAGGAATTGATGATAATATTACTGCAGTAGAACAGGTAATGAAAGTTGTTCAAGGTTTGATTGACGCATGGAAAGAAGAGACAGGTCTTTAA
- the fliD gene encoding flagellar filament capping protein FliD → MAEGILGLGSAGSTGLNQELLEKLKEAERKSTVGLIESRLEKITQEGGESEKLAEIMAKVNELLETLKPFDLFVSTGVNAFDQKSASVAGSSAIFDAVDVSNIDQGTTTVKINQLAQKDVYQTNTFADKTEQVAGGNDAGDMLVLTQAGRPVYQSDATVAVGDIVDANGGSITINLNGVDKTFNVSATTTYQDLINDINADGELNAKITLSGRLSITSADEKTPLTITESLTTSIGLSLGEKYSTVGKSYEDLAKDISKNSNYSASIESVGTDTNRLVIKSADTGLDNKITITQQGFDLGLNDAANNTVKAQNLQASVDGIDYDVSSNVLVVGGLKITAVEVDTADSSSTISIQSDTVNLSSLVENIVTKYNELASLVDNELYSADSPIQDRSALRSMMEGIKSKLFDSYGDNKELNMFNFGLNIDKSGFLTLDTETFNEAVENNLEDLRSLFVGTAESRGLGTQLKEYVDALDSFDGILSKYQENILKRKDTLEEEKTKAQESLDSKYSLLAQQFASYTAIITQFEAQFSGLKLMIQQSTAS, encoded by the coding sequence ATGGCTGAAGGTATTTTAGGATTAGGAAGCGCAGGTTCAACAGGATTAAATCAAGAATTACTTGAAAAATTAAAAGAAGCAGAAAGAAAGTCTACTGTAGGACTAATTGAAAGCAGACTTGAGAAAATTACTCAAGAGGGTGGAGAAAGCGAAAAATTAGCTGAAATTATGGCAAAAGTAAATGAACTGCTAGAGACACTAAAACCTTTTGACTTATTTGTTTCAACTGGAGTAAATGCATTTGATCAAAAAAGTGCAAGTGTTGCAGGTTCTTCAGCAATATTTGATGCTGTAGATGTTAGTAATATTGACCAAGGTACAACTACTGTTAAAATAAACCAACTTGCTCAAAAAGATGTATATCAAACAAATACATTTGCAGATAAAACAGAACAAGTTGCAGGTGGTAATGATGCAGGAGATATGCTTGTTTTAACTCAAGCTGGAAGACCTGTTTATCAAAGTGATGCAACAGTCGCAGTGGGTGATATTGTTGATGCAAATGGTGGAAGTATTACTATTAATCTAAATGGAGTTGATAAAACATTTAATGTTTCAGCAACAACTACATATCAAGACTTAATAAATGATATTAATGCTGATGGTGAATTAAATGCAAAAATTACATTATCAGGTAGATTGTCTATTACTTCTGCAGATGAAAAAACTCCTTTAACTATTACAGAAAGTTTAACTACTTCAATAGGTCTATCATTAGGGGAGAAATATTCAACTGTTGGTAAAAGCTATGAAGATTTAGCAAAAGATATAAGTAAAAACTCTAACTACAGTGCTTCAATTGAGAGTGTAGGAACTGATACTAACAGATTAGTTATTAAAAGTGCTGATACTGGGTTAGATAACAAAATTACAATAACTCAACAAGGTTTTGACCTTGGATTAAATGATGCAGCAAATAATACAGTTAAAGCACAAAACTTACAAGCTTCTGTAGATGGGATTGATTATGATGTATCATCAAATGTTTTAGTTGTAGGTGGATTAAAAATTACTGCTGTTGAAGTTGATACAGCAGACTCATCTTCAACTATTTCAATACAAAGTGATACTGTAAACCTATCATCTTTAGTGGAAAATATTGTTACAAAATATAATGAGTTAGCTAGTTTAGTTGATAACGAACTATATTCAGCAGATAGTCCAATTCAAGATAGATCTGCTTTAAGAAGTATGATGGAAGGAATTAAAAGTAAATTATTTGATTCTTATGGAGATAACAAAGAGTTAAATATGTTTAACTTTGGTCTAAATATTGATAAAAGTGGTTTCCTTACGTTAGATACAGAAACTTTTAATGAAGCAGTAGAAAATAATTTAGAAGATTTAAGATCTTTATTTGTTGGAACAGCAGAAAGTAGAGGTTTAGGGACTCAATTAAAAGAGTATGTTGATGCTTTAGATTCTTTTGATGGAATATTATCAAAATATCAAGAAAATATTTTAAAAAGAAAAGATACTTTAGAGGAAGAGAAGACTAAAGCACAAGAGAGTTTAGATTCTAAATATTCTCTTTTAGCACAACAGTTTGCTTCTTATACAGCAATTATTACGCAATTTGAAGCACAATTCTCTGGTTTAAAACTTATGATACAACAATCTACAGCATCATAA
- a CDS encoding FlgK family flagellar hook-associated protein: MLKSLNVAQSGLNASKIAIENVSNNIANENTPGYKKRVVQLSELELIDSRFTGRGVRADTAYRITSQYLYDNMMNENTKSNYYGAVSKLVGNIEVMFTETDESGFSSDLDRYFQAIENLRTNPSSEIYRTTYKTQGQVLVDSLQNLYKGIEKEEELTKISLEENVKKVNNLINEIGAVNQQLGQHVEASNDLLDKRDQLERELSQYVDIEVDRSNNEYMLKVGGEVAVRYNTNIREINLVEEFSPQVDRFSTNPATGKPGDLIGENHDIGIGDKISYKFNNEYEVSIQIGSNKYTDGQGNEYEIDFDGDGVADTVDETNYIRALSFAVNSHPKISEQVIAYNGDYSVDKDGNIVDNMGRDEFLLLEARNHGEDGKFQGRIVVEEASNPTVQSSNSVLPTDLVDPAGGDITINVPGVGNKVFPVGPATTYQDLINSINADPDLSAELNGSGNLIIGNKSNPSEGITVTDNLTTSIGFVDTPKNNDSLFRNEYSSKDGEDKVYLAVYDKEINIKSGILKAQTENLTTSSPNNKIIDYKEKLDNFARSLSDLFDKFVKTTADGDYIYGHVASDNYTGDREIKNLNLFSGMDVMSLKFNADAVNDLDQVDLDYMSTMQWKKDIEFDGFAQDGSSINATSLSEFFQEIRVNISSDKENNDFLFETQATVFQAVQFKFEQLTKVDPDEEMINLMKFQAAYTANAKIVTAVDEMIQTLLGM; this comes from the coding sequence ATGTTAAAGTCATTAAATGTGGCTCAAAGTGGTCTTAATGCCTCTAAAATAGCTATTGAGAATGTTTCAAATAATATTGCTAATGAAAATACTCCTGGGTATAAAAAAAGAGTTGTACAATTAAGTGAACTTGAATTAATTGACTCAAGATTTACGGGTCGTGGAGTTAGAGCAGATACCGCTTATAGAATTACTTCACAATATCTGTATGATAATATGATGAATGAAAATACAAAATCAAATTACTATGGTGCAGTTTCTAAATTAGTTGGAAATATTGAAGTAATGTTTACAGAAACTGACGAAAGTGGTTTCTCAAGTGATTTAGATAGATATTTTCAAGCTATAGAAAATCTAAGAACAAACCCAAGTTCAGAAATTTATAGAACTACTTATAAAACTCAAGGACAAGTATTAGTTGATTCTTTACAAAACCTTTATAAAGGAATAGAAAAAGAAGAAGAATTAACAAAAATTTCATTAGAAGAAAACGTAAAAAAAGTAAATAATCTAATTAATGAAATTGGTGCAGTAAATCAACAGTTAGGCCAACATGTCGAAGCTTCTAATGATTTATTAGATAAAAGGGATCAATTAGAAAGAGAACTATCACAATACGTAGATATTGAAGTTGATAGAAGTAATAATGAATATATGCTAAAAGTTGGTGGTGAAGTTGCAGTTAGATATAATACTAATATTCGTGAAATAAATCTTGTAGAAGAGTTTAGTCCACAAGTAGATAGATTCTCAACTAATCCAGCTACAGGAAAACCAGGTGACTTAATTGGTGAAAACCATGATATTGGAATTGGAGATAAAATTTCATATAAATTTAATAATGAATATGAAGTTTCAATTCAAATTGGTAGTAATAAATATACAGATGGTCAAGGTAATGAATATGAAATTGACTTTGATGGAGATGGAGTAGCCGATACAGTTGATGAAACAAACTATATTAGAGCTTTATCTTTTGCTGTTAATAGTCATCCTAAAATTTCAGAGCAAGTAATTGCTTATAATGGAGACTATTCTGTTGATAAAGATGGAAATATTGTTGATAATATGGGAAGAGATGAGTTCTTATTATTAGAAGCAAGAAATCATGGTGAAGATGGAAAGTTTCAAGGTAGAATTGTCGTTGAAGAAGCATCAAATCCAACGGTTCAATCATCAAACTCTGTATTACCAACAGATCTAGTTGACCCAGCAGGTGGAGACATAACTATAAATGTACCAGGTGTTGGAAATAAAGTATTCCCTGTAGGTCCAGCAACTACATATCAAGACTTAATAAATAGTATTAATGCTGACCCTGATTTAAGTGCTGAATTAAATGGTAGTGGAAATTTAATTATAGGAAATAAAAGTAATCCTAGTGAAGGGATAACTGTAACAGATAATCTAACTACATCAATTGGATTTGTTGATACTCCTAAAAATAATGATTCACTTTTTAGAAATGAGTATTCAAGTAAAGATGGTGAAGATAAAGTATATTTAGCAGTTTATGATAAAGAAATTAATATTAAATCAGGAATTTTAAAAGCTCAAACAGAGAACTTAACTACAAGCTCTCCAAATAATAAGATTATTGATTATAAAGAAAAATTAGATAATTTTGCAAGATCACTTAGTGATTTATTTGATAAGTTTGTTAAAACAACTGCTGATGGTGATTATATTTATGGGCACGTGGCATCTGATAATTATACAGGTGATAGAGAAATTAAAAATTTAAATTTATTTAGTGGTATGGACGTAATGTCTTTAAAATTTAATGCAGATGCAGTTAATGATTTAGATCAAGTAGATTTAGATTATATGTCAACAATGCAATGGAAAAAAGATATAGAATTTGATGGTTTTGCACAAGATGGATCTAGTATAAATGCAACATCACTTTCTGAATTCTTTCAGGAAATTAGAGTAAATATCTCTTCTGATAAAGAAAATAATGACTTTTTATTTGAAACTCAAGCTACAGTTTTTCAAGCTGTACAATTTAAGTTTGAGCAATTAACTAAAGTTGACCCAGATGAAGAGATGATAAACCTTATGAAGTTTCAAGCAGCATATACAGCTAATGCAAAAATTGTTACTGCTGTTGATGAAATGATACAAACACTTCTTGGAATGTAA
- a CDS encoding flagellar basal body L-ring protein FlgH: protein MMQSKYLILIILPIFLTGCVEQPEIKFEKPTLQVPKTQPVVQKKKGSLYSMRGPSLFADKKDLQIGDIIQVRISESLNSNTKNKREISSDRNANLGGGLISQMDANVPLASSVKKYADKFNSYAGVNFGTESTSSNTGEVKTNLSETFSTNVSAIIEETYQNGNYLIRGTKEMLIDGQKQSLVLSGVIRPYDITPENSVSSSQVANLKILYIKDGEEQDVMKVPWGMRIIKTFWPF, encoded by the coding sequence ATGATGCAGAGTAAATATCTAATACTAATAATTTTACCTATTTTTTTAACTGGATGTGTAGAACAACCAGAAATTAAGTTTGAGAAACCAACTTTACAAGTTCCTAAAACACAACCAGTTGTTCAAAAGAAAAAAGGTTCTTTATACTCAATGAGAGGACCTTCTTTATTTGCTGATAAAAAAGATTTACAAATTGGTGATATCATTCAAGTTAGAATTAGTGAATCATTAAATTCTAATACAAAAAATAAAAGAGAGATCAGTTCTGATAGAAATGCTAACTTAGGTGGTGGATTAATTTCTCAAATGGATGCAAATGTTCCTCTTGCTTCTTCTGTTAAAAAGTATGCTGATAAATTTAACTCTTATGCAGGAGTTAATTTTGGAACAGAGAGTACAAGCTCAAATACGGGAGAAGTTAAAACAAATCTTAGTGAAACATTTTCTACAAATGTATCTGCTATTATAGAAGAGACTTATCAAAATGGTAATTATTTAATTCGTGGAACTAAAGAGATGCTTATTGATGGTCAAAAACAATCTTTAGTTTTAAGTGGAGTAATTAGGCCTTATGATATAACTCCTGAAAATTCTGTTTCATCTTCACAAGTTGCTAATTTAAAGATTCTTTATATAAAAGATGGTGAAGAACAAGATGTAATGAAAGTTCCTTGGGGAATGAGAATTATTAAAACATTTTGGCCTTTTTAA
- a CDS encoding flagellar basal body-associated FliL family protein, whose translation MAEENNEVKKPGGGKGLMVVLIALVVILLLAVGVGGYLIFSSGVLNGQQSQQQVQKEESGNTNATYKAAINDLVLNITNAKGREKLMKLSFHLKSTEPSIESIVEEYKPEIVDAVIAQISSRSSEELLTVGGKALLKEELLEDINNIINEVTSSNDDIKRNSVQNILFTTFVIK comes from the coding sequence ATGGCAGAAGAAAATAACGAAGTAAAAAAACCTGGTGGTGGAAAAGGATTAATGGTAGTGCTTATCGCACTAGTGGTTATTTTACTACTTGCAGTAGGTGTTGGTGGATATTTAATATTCAGTAGTGGTGTTCTAAATGGACAGCAATCACAACAACAAGTGCAAAAAGAAGAGTCAGGTAATACTAATGCTACTTATAAAGCAGCAATAAATGATTTAGTTCTTAATATTACGAATGCAAAAGGTAGAGAGAAGCTAATGAAATTATCTTTTCATCTAAAAAGTACAGAACCATCAATTGAATCAATTGTTGAAGAGTATAAACCTGAAATAGTAGATGCTGTAATTGCACAAATTAGTTCTAGAAGTTCAGAAGAGCTATTAACAGTTGGTGGTAAAGCACTTTTAAAAGAAGAGCTTTTAGAAGATATTAACAACATTATTAATGAAGTAACTTCAAGTAATGATGATATTAAAAGAAATAGTGTTCAAAATATTTTATTTACAACATTTGTAATCAAGTAA
- a CDS encoding MotE family protein, whose amino-acid sequence MIRVVFLFLISFIVLNAQEERVTSAALIKQKIEVKELKKELNTFYNKKEKEYQERKKELLDLIKKVETEKKAIEKIRNENLQLLQDINGEVEAKTSKIYNKMKPKVAASIFNEMINNGKVEDVFDIILRLKENNVTSLMKFLSPKNAAILTLMLKEYRAKNQDEG is encoded by the coding sequence GTGATAAGAGTTGTATTTTTATTTTTAATTTCATTTATAGTATTAAATGCACAAGAAGAGAGAGTAACTAGTGCAGCTTTAATTAAACAAAAAATTGAAGTAAAAGAGTTAAAAAAAGAGTTAAATACTTTTTATAATAAAAAAGAAAAAGAGTATCAAGAAAGAAAAAAAGAGCTTCTTGATTTAATAAAAAAAGTTGAAACAGAAAAAAAAGCAATAGAAAAAATAAGAAATGAGAATCTTCAACTGCTTCAAGATATAAATGGTGAAGTTGAAGCTAAAACATCAAAGATATATAATAAAATGAAACCAAAGGTTGCAGCTTCTATTTTTAATGAGATGATTAATAATGGAAAAGTTGAAGATGTTTTTGATATAATCTTAAGACTAAAAGAAAATAATGTAACATCATTAATGAAGTTTTTAAGCCCAAAAAATGCAGCAATACTAACATTAATGTTAAAAGAATATAGGGCTAAAAATCAAGACGAAGGGTAA
- a CDS encoding flagellar biosynthetic protein FliQ has product MDLIGIAENTVKIILILGLPSLIVSMVIGLIISIFQAVTQVSDASLSFVPKIIVVSIFVLITLPWVGDHITTYTKDLWDLILVFGE; this is encoded by the coding sequence ATGGATTTAATAGGGATTGCTGAAAATACGGTAAAAATTATTCTTATTTTAGGATTACCGTCATTAATTGTAAGTATGGTAATTGGACTTATAATTTCAATTTTTCAAGCAGTTACACAAGTATCAGATGCTTCATTAAGTTTTGTTCCTAAGATTATTGTTGTATCTATTTTTGTTTTAATAACTTTACCTTGGGTAGGAGATCATATTACAACATATACGAAGGATCTTTGGGATTTAATATTAGTTTTTGGAGAGTAA
- a CDS encoding flagellar basal body P-ring protein FlgI, whose product MVLKFFIVLLFFLQTIYAVTIKDISNVVGIRDNQLIGYGLVVGLAGSGDKSQFTMQSLQNLLRNSYIKIPASSIKSKNIAAVMVTAELPPFARQGDKIKVKISAIGDAKSIDNGELLLTQLKAVDGQVYALAQGSIVAESANPTTGFIYEGATVENEVDYSLKNEDSIKLSLLKNDAKQAYLVEKKINEFFNKPLAVAIDTRTIYVKKPQNSSIVKFLSDIQSIQLDSTFKKKIIIDVARETIIAGLDIPIGPVTVAKKDFTIRIKKSNLSETQWEDNKVNKGQDIGDNVRLENKPVAVNINNTLMNTKEVPTVSDLVRAMKVMKLPITEIIDTLKMIKELGALDVELEIRG is encoded by the coding sequence GTGGTATTGAAATTTTTTATAGTTTTATTATTTTTTTTACAAACTATTTATGCAGTAACTATTAAAGACATTTCAAATGTTGTTGGAATTAGAGACAACCAATTAATTGGATATGGTCTGGTTGTAGGACTTGCAGGCTCTGGTGATAAATCTCAATTTACAATGCAAAGTTTACAAAACCTACTTAGAAATTCATATATAAAAATTCCTGCTTCTTCAATTAAATCTAAAAATATTGCAGCAGTTATGGTAACTGCTGAACTTCCTCCTTTTGCAAGGCAAGGTGATAAAATAAAAGTAAAAATCTCTGCTATTGGTGATGCAAAATCAATTGATAACGGTGAATTATTATTAACTCAACTAAAAGCTGTTGATGGTCAAGTTTATGCTCTAGCACAAGGTTCAATTGTAGCAGAATCTGCAAATCCAACTACTGGTTTTATTTATGAAGGTGCTACAGTAGAAAACGAAGTAGATTATTCACTTAAAAATGAAGATAGTATAAAACTAAGTCTTCTAAAAAATGATGCTAAACAAGCATACTTAGTAGAAAAAAAGATTAATGAATTTTTTAATAAACCTTTAGCAGTTGCAATTGATACAAGAACAATATATGTAAAAAAGCCTCAAAATAGCTCTATTGTAAAATTTTTATCTGATATTCAAAGTATTCAATTAGATTCTACATTTAAAAAGAAAATTATAATTGATGTAGCTAGAGAGACTATTATTGCTGGACTTGATATTCCTATTGGTCCTGTAACTGTTGCAAAAAAAGATTTCACAATTAGAATAAAAAAATCTAACTTAAGTGAAACACAATGGGAAGATAACAAAGTAAATAAAGGCCAAGATATTGGAGATAACGTAAGACTTGAGAACAAACCCGTTGCAGTAAATATCAATAATACATTGATGAATACAAAAGAAGTACCAACAGTATCTGATTTAGTAAGAGCTATGAAAGTTATGAAACTACCAATTACTGAAATCATTGATACACTTAAAATGATAAAAGAACTTGGTGCTTTAGATGTTGAACTTGAGATAAGAGGATAA